Part of the Crossiella cryophila genome, AACCAGTGGTTGAAGTTGATCAGCATGGGGGTTTCCGGGTAGAAGCGGTCGCCGTGGTCGGCTACCAGCTGGCCGTCGAGGTAGTACTTCATCCGGCCGCCGGACACCTGCAGCACCAGGTCGTGCCAGCCGGCGAAGCTGCGGTGCACGCGGGTTGAGCTGTTGTCGGCCCACCAGGGGTCTGGTTGGTAGGTCTCCCAGGAGGTGAGGAACATGGTGTTCGTTGACTCGCCCCAGCCTCCGTTGGGGAGGTACTCGAAGTCCTGTTCGCCGTAGTCGGGGTCGCGGTCGTGGCGGAGCGGGGTGATCGTGTAGAAGGTTTGGACCACGTGGTCGCCGTCGGGGCCGTAGGCGGGGGTGTCGGTCATGTGGAATCTGGTGGCGTAGGTGCCCTCGAAGAACTTGCGGCCGGTGTTGATCTGGGACTGCCTTGTGCCGCTTGGGGTTCCGTTGGTTTGGGCGCTGAGTTGGGCGACTTTTTGGCCACTGACGGTGGGGAAGGTGACCAGGGTGGGGTCCCAGGTTGCGCCGCCTACGCCGGGGCCGCCGGAGCCGGTGCGGACTGTCCAGCCTCGTTGGTTGAGGCGGGGGTCGGTGTTGGTGTCGTAGTGGAAGTCGTCGAAGAAGACTTGGGCGGGGGCTGGGGATTGGCTGCCGGGGGCCGTGCCGGACAGGAGTTGGCCTGCTCGGTGGAGGGTGGTTCTGGGGGCGGGGCCGTAGGGGGGTTGGGTGGGGTTGAAGGAGTAGTCGTTGGATTGGGTGAGTTGGGCCCAGTTGGCTCGGTTGAAGCGGAGTTGGAGGTCGCCGGTGTGCTGGCCGGGGGCCAGCGCTCCTGCGGTGGGGCGGAAGCCGACTTCCAGGTAGTGGTCGGCTTCGGGGGTTGGGGTGGGGAGGCGGTGGATGGCGCCGGTGAGGTTGTCGCAGCCGGGGGTCGCCCAGGAACAGGCGTAGCGGTAGTCGGTTTCGCCGTCCTCGGAGCGGAAGTAGTAGCGGATGGTGTACTCCGCCAACGGGATCGCCACGTCGCCCTGGTTGGTCAGGCGGAACCAGGGTTCGGACTGGTGGTGGGTTGGCTGGGTGGCGGTGGTGCCGTACTGCAGGAGCGGGGGTTGTGGGGCGGCGCCTGCTGGGGCGGTGGTCAGGGCGAGGGCGGCCAGGCTGGTCATGGTCACGGCCAGGCCACCGGTCAGGCGCCTTCGTCGGCGGGCCGGGATGTGTTGCTGGGGCACGGCTTTCTCCTCAACACCGCAGGGAGCTGCGAGGGGTGGCGGCGGTGTCGGGCGTCCTGACTTGACCAATTGGTAAGTTCAGGGACGTGAACGACGTTGGCACAGAGTCGCGCTGTAGTCAACGGTTCTGGCCGACACTGGTAAGGGACTGAGCTGACCAGTGGTCGGGTTTGGGGTTCGGCGACATACTGGGGTGGTGACGAGGGCGGTGGCGTACAAGCGCGAGCGGGTGCGGGAGTACCTGCTGGAACTGGTCGAGACTCGGCCGCCGGGGACCTCGATCCCGTCCGAGCGGACGCTGTGCGCGCTGTTGTCGGTGTCCCGGCCCACCCTGCGCGCGGCCGTGGACGAGTTGGTGCACAACGGTTTGCTGGTGCGTGAGCATGGGCGGGGCATGTTCGTGGCGCAGGCGAAGATCACGCAGGAGCTGGTCGGGGCCGACACCGTGTTGAGCGCACCCAGGGCCGATGGACAGTGGCGGAGTCGGGTGCTGGAGCTGGTGCGGGTTCCGGCCGGGGCCAGGATCGGGCGCAAGCTGGGGGTCTCGCCTGCCGCGGAGGTGTTGTGTGTGACGCGGTTGCGGTTGGTTGATGGGGTGGCGATCGCGTTGGAGTGGTTGCATATTCCGGCTGAGGTGGCCGCTGATCTGTCCACTGTGGACTTCGAGGGGGCCGGGTTGTACGCGGCGTTGCGGGCTCGTGGGGTGCTGGTGCAGGAGGCCACGCAGTCGATCGAGCCGACGGTGACCGATGAGGCCGAGTCCGCGCTGCTGGGCGTGCCGGTGCTCAGTCCGGCGTTGTTGTTCGAGCGGTGTACCACCGATGCCGCGGGGCGGGTGGTGGAGTACGCGCGTTCGATCTACCGCGGGGACCGGTACCGGATCGTCTCGCGGTTGTCGCTGGCGTGACCCGGCCGCCCACCGCAACAGGGGAGCGGTGGGCGGTCGGGCACACGTTTGTCTTGCGGAGTAAGGGTGATCAGCGCAGGCGCTTCACGTCCACGGTCAGCGTGCCGGGGTCGCCGGAGCGGGTGGCGCCGCTGAAGTCCGGGCCGGGTGACACGTCGTCGTAGGGGAAGGCGTAGCCGCGGTTGTCGGGCAGGCGTTCGTGCACGATCCGGGCGTAGTGGTTGGTGGCCGCGTTGCGGTAGAAGTTGCTCGCGACCTCGCCGTGCGGCTGGTTCGGGTTGCTCAGCAACGTGGTGCGGTTCAGCGCGGCGGCCAGCCGCGGGATGATCGCCTTGCGCACGTCACTGGCCCCGGCCAGGCTGAACGGACCCGAGTCGCAGCTGAACACGTCCGCGGTGCTGGGCTTGGTGAAC contains:
- a CDS encoding cellulose binding domain-containing protein — protein: MPQQHIPARRRRRLTGGLAVTMTSLAALALTTAPAGAAPQPPLLQYGTTATQPTHHQSEPWFRLTNQGDVAIPLAEYTIRYYFRSEDGETDYRYACSWATPGCDNLTGAIHRLPTPTPEADHYLEVGFRPTAGALAPGQHTGDLQLRFNRANWAQLTQSNDYSFNPTQPPYGPAPRTTLHRAGQLLSGTAPGSQSPAPAQVFFDDFHYDTNTDPRLNQRGWTVRTGSGGPGVGGATWDPTLVTFPTVSGQKVAQLSAQTNGTPSGTRQSQINTGRKFFEGTYATRFHMTDTPAYGPDGDHVVQTFYTITPLRHDRDPDYGEQDFEYLPNGGWGESTNTMFLTSWETYQPDPWWADNSSTRVHRSFAGWHDLVLQVSGGRMKYYLDGQLVADHGDRFYPETPMLINFNHWFIDLNGAGPDRRYHQQADWIYFARNQILSPAQVQQQINNHRAAGTQFIDTIPAS
- a CDS encoding GntR family transcriptional regulator codes for the protein MTRAVAYKRERVREYLLELVETRPPGTSIPSERTLCALLSVSRPTLRAAVDELVHNGLLVREHGRGMFVAQAKITQELVGADTVLSAPRADGQWRSRVLELVRVPAGARIGRKLGVSPAAEVLCVTRLRLVDGVAIALEWLHIPAEVAADLSTVDFEGAGLYAALRARGVLVQEATQSIEPTVTDEAESALLGVPVLSPALLFERCTTDAAGRVVEYARSIYRGDRYRIVSRLSLA